Proteins encoded together in one Streptomyces sp. TLI_171 window:
- a CDS encoding rod shape-determining protein, with translation MSFLGRDLAIDLGTANTLVYVRGKGIVLNEPSVVAVNTNTGGILAVGAEAKKMIGRTPGNIVAIRPLKDGVIADFEITERMLRYFILKIHRRRYLARPRVVVCVPSGITGVERRAVVEASMQAGARQVHIIEEPMAAAIGAGLPVHEPTGNMVVDIGGGTTEVAVISLGGIVTAQSLRVAGDELDNAIVQHIKKEYSLLLGERSAEQIKMSIGTAFASELEKDEHAEIRGRDLVSGLPKTVVISAAEVREAIDEPVNSIIDSVKTTLDQCPPELAGDVMDRGIVLTGGGALLRGLDERLRRETGMPVHIAENPLDSVALGAGKCVEEFEALQQVLDAQPRR, from the coding sequence CTGTCGTTTCTCGGCCGGGACCTGGCGATCGACCTCGGCACCGCGAACACGCTGGTGTACGTCCGGGGCAAGGGCATCGTGCTGAACGAGCCGTCGGTGGTGGCGGTCAACACCAACACCGGCGGAATCCTCGCGGTCGGCGCCGAGGCGAAGAAGATGATCGGCCGCACCCCCGGCAACATCGTGGCGATCCGCCCGCTGAAGGACGGCGTGATCGCCGACTTCGAGATCACCGAGCGGATGCTGCGCTACTTCATCCTGAAGATCCACCGCCGCCGCTACCTGGCCCGCCCGCGCGTCGTGGTCTGCGTGCCCTCCGGCATCACCGGGGTGGAGCGCCGCGCCGTGGTCGAGGCCAGCATGCAGGCCGGTGCGCGCCAGGTGCACATCATCGAGGAGCCGATGGCCGCGGCCATCGGCGCGGGCCTGCCCGTGCACGAGCCGACCGGCAACATGGTGGTCGACATCGGCGGCGGCACCACCGAGGTGGCGGTGATCTCGCTCGGCGGGATCGTCACCGCCCAGTCGCTCCGGGTGGCCGGCGACGAGCTGGACAACGCGATCGTCCAGCACATCAAGAAGGAGTACAGCCTGCTGCTGGGCGAGCGCTCCGCCGAGCAGATCAAGATGTCGATCGGCACCGCCTTCGCCTCCGAGCTGGAGAAGGACGAGCACGCCGAGATCCGCGGCCGGGACCTGGTGTCCGGCCTGCCGAAGACCGTGGTGATCTCGGCCGCCGAGGTCCGCGAGGCCATCGACGAGCCGGTGAACTCGATCATCGACTCGGTGAAGACCACCCTGGACCAGTGCCCGCCGGAGCTGGCGGGCGACGTGATGGACCGCGGCATCGTGCTCACCGGCGGCGGCGCGCTGCTGCGCGGCCTGGACGAGCGGCTGCGCCGCGAGACCGGCATGCCGGTGCACATCGCGGAGAACCCGCTGGACTCGGTGGCGCTGGGGGCGGGCAAGTGCGTCGAGGAGTTCGAGGCACTGCAGCAGGTACTCGACGCGCAGCCGCGTCGTTGA
- a CDS encoding DUF4233 domain-containing protein yields the protein MRTLCSSTLIGEALLIMFAGLVAMKLTDVGAGTVWAVSAVAILLCVLLCGVITRPGAVYVGWALQLAVFASGLVLPTMYAFGVVFGGLWWCSVHYGRKIDVLKAQRAAAAEAAPVAA from the coding sequence ATGCGCACCCTGTGCTCCTCCACCCTGATCGGCGAGGCCCTGCTGATCATGTTCGCCGGCCTGGTCGCGATGAAGCTCACCGACGTCGGCGCCGGCACGGTCTGGGCGGTCAGCGCGGTGGCGATCCTGCTGTGCGTGCTGCTCTGCGGCGTGATCACCCGCCCCGGCGCGGTGTACGTCGGCTGGGCCCTGCAGCTCGCCGTGTTCGCCAGCGGGCTGGTGCTGCCCACCATGTACGCGTTCGGCGTGGTGTTCGGCGGCCTGTGGTGGTGCTCGGTGCACTACGGCCGGAAGATCGACGTCCTGAAGGCGCAGCGCGCGGCGGCCGCCGAGGCGGCCCCGGTCGCGGCCTGA
- the ndk gene encoding nucleoside-diphosphate kinase, with protein sequence MSQRTLVLLKPDAVKRGLAGEIISRIERKAGWRFAAMELRTFDRATLEQHYAEHVGRPFYEPLLEFMTTGPSIALIVEGENVIPGIRALAGATDPLQAGAGTIRGDYATITRENLIHASDSAESAEREIKIFFPAHA encoded by the coding sequence GTGTCCCAGCGCACTCTCGTCCTGCTCAAGCCCGACGCCGTCAAGCGCGGCCTGGCCGGCGAGATCATCAGCCGGATCGAGCGCAAGGCCGGCTGGCGGTTCGCTGCGATGGAACTCCGCACCTTCGACCGGGCCACCCTGGAGCAGCACTACGCCGAGCACGTCGGCCGCCCGTTCTACGAGCCGCTGCTGGAGTTCATGACCACCGGCCCGTCGATCGCGCTGATCGTCGAGGGCGAGAACGTGATCCCCGGCATCCGCGCGCTGGCCGGCGCCACCGACCCGCTGCAGGCGGGCGCGGGCACCATCCGCGGCGACTACGCGACGATCACCCGCGAGAACCTGATCCACGCCTCGGACTCCGCGGAGTCGGCCGAGCGCGAGATCAAGATCTTCTTCCCCGCCCACGCCTGA